The following proteins are encoded in a genomic region of Arachis stenosperma cultivar V10309 chromosome 4, arast.V10309.gnm1.PFL2, whole genome shotgun sequence:
- the LOC130974860 gene encoding uncharacterized protein LOC130974860, which produces MSENVGSGTGSSLPSIPRPTPAVSRRKNATGNRSDIGWKHGIDVQGNVPEEVKAVMLKVCVEAKEASLKKRRFGDDEDYPEQTEKEKDNSQQRGKDIRNFVTKGKGAQVQSTINQMMKKDLKEQCDQQCAIFFYTSAIPFNVIKNPEFLKFCEMVGRYGIGYKPPSYHELRETQLKKAVNNVDEMLTEFKAEWKRTGCSIMSDGWTDKKRHSICNFLVNSPKGTVFLYSLDTSDISKTTDKVVKMLEDAVEFVGEENVVQIVTDNAANYKAAGERMMETRKSLYWTPCAAHCIDLILEDFEKNLKVHETTIKNGRKITTFIYSRSMLISMLRNFTKGKDLVRPGATRFATAYLTLTCLHDNKGPLMTMFTSADWKTTKVASTPEGIRVQNMALDSRLWKNIVICLKAAAPLITVLRLVDSNEKPAMGFIFEGMRNAKETIKTNFGCVKKSYEPIWEIIDGRWESQLHRPLHAAAYYLNPHYHYEPNFMVDDADIKIGLYSCLKKLVPNQEERKKVGLQLPDFHYARGLFGNETAKSSRKTMLPAEWWDFYGDSCPELKKFSIRVLSLTCSSSGCERNWSAFEMVHTKRRNRLHQKKMNDLVYVMYNLKLKGKQIRKTPELEFDAVHSDDEWITEDVNENIAESVEHSHLPINDNTNDDPNSNEFAIPGMNSNEFNMGEGGENEFIGDPQQNLIEEEDEHVNDDEDFVGRVEPEAERNDVSDEDGEDDDVNSYESTSRVYESSLGQLHEFT; this is translated from the exons atgtcTGAGAATGTTGGTTCAGGGACAGGGTCTTCGCTTCCTAGTATTCCTAGACCTACACCTGCTGTTTCTAGGAGAAAAAATGCAACTGGAAATAGAAGTGATATAGGATGGAAACATGGGATTGATGTTCAAGGCAATG TACCTGAAGAAGTGAAGGCTGTGATGTTGAAAGTTTGTGTGGAGGCTAAAGAAGCATCATTGAAGAAGAGAAGATTTGGTGATGATGAGGATTATCCTGAACaaacagaaaaggaaaaggacAATTCTCAACAAAGGGGGAAAGATATTCGCAACTTTGTCACAAAAGGAAAAGGGGCTCAAGTTCAATCAACAATAAATCAAATGATGAAGAAGGATCTAAAGGAACAATGTGATCAACAATGTGCCATATTTTTCTATACAAGTGCTATTCCTTTCAATGTTATTAAGAATCCCGAATTTTTAAAGTTTTGTGAGATGGTTGGTAGATATGGAATTGGCTATAAACCTCCTTCTTACCATGAGTTAAGAGAAACCCAATTAAAGAAAGCAGTAAACAATGTTGATGAAATGCTTactgaatttaaagcagagtgGAAGAGAACTGGTTGTTCAATCATGTCGGATGGATGGACTGATAAAAAAAGGCATagtatttgtaattttttggtGAACAGCCCTAAAGGAACAGTTTTTCTTTATTCATTGGACACTTCTGACATCTCGAAAACAACGGATAAAGTTGTCAAAATGCTAGAAGATGCCGTAGAATTTGTTGGTGAAGAGAATGTAGTCCAAATTGTTACAGATAATGCTGCTAATTATAAGGCTGCTGGAGAAAGAATGATGGAGACTAGAAAAAGTTTGTATTGGACACCATGTGCTGCACACTGCATAGATTTGATATTGGAGGATTTTGAAAAGAACCTAAAGGTGCATGAAACAACCataaaaaatggaagaaaaatcACCACTTTTATCTACTCTCGGAGTATGCTCATTAGCATGTTGAGGAATTTTACAAAGGGAAAGGACTTGGTTCGGCCAGGTGCCACAAGATTCGCCACTGCGTATTTGACTCTCACTTGTCTTCATGATAATAAAGGACCGTTGATGACTATGTTTACTTCTGCTGATTGGAAGACAACTAAGGTTGCATCAACGCCTGAAGGAATAAGAGTTCAAAACATGGCCTTGGATAGTAGGCTATGGAAGAATATTGTCATATGCCTCAAGGCTGCTGCTCCTCTCATTACAGTCCTTCGCTTGGTTGATTCAAATGAAAAACCAGCCATGGGTTTCATCTTTGAAGGCATGAGAAACGCCAAAGAAACAATCAAGACTAACTTCGGTTGTGTTAAAAAGAG TTATGAACCTATATGGGAAATTATTGATGGAAGGTGGGAAAGTCAATTGCATAGACCATTGCATGCAGCTGCGTATTATCTTAATCCTCATTATCACTATGAACCAAATTTCATGGTTGATGATGCTGACATTAAGATTGGTCTATATAGTTGTTTGAAAAAACTAGTTCCTAACCAGGAAGAAAGGAAAAAGGTTGGTCTACAGCTTCCTGACTTTCATTATGCTAGAGGCCTCTTTGGTAATGAAACTGCAAAGAGTAGTAGGAAGACCATGCTACCTGCTGAGTGGTGGGACTTCTATGGAGATAGTTGTCCAGAACTAAAGAAGTTTTCTATCCGAGTTCTAAGCTTAACTTGTAGTTCATCTGGTTGTGAGCGTAATTGGAGTGCATTTGAAATG GTTCATACAAAGAGAAGAAATCGGTTGCatcaaaagaaaatgaatgatCTAGTGTATGTGATGTATAATTTGAAGTTAAAGGGCAAGCAAATTAGAAAAACTCCAGAACTTGAATTTGATGCAGTGCATTCTGATGATGAGTGGATAACTGAGGATGTTAATGAAAATATTGCTGAAAGTGTTGAGCATTCTCACTTGCCAATAAATGACAATACTAATGATGATCCAAATAGTAATGAATTTGCTATTCCAGGTATGAATAGTAATGAATTCAACATGGGTGAGGGAGGTGAGAATGAGTTTATTGGGGATCCACAACAAAATTTAatagaggaagaagatgaacaTGTGAATGATGATGAAGATTTTGTTGGCCGTGTTGAACCTGAGGCTGAAAGAAATGATGTTTCTGATGAAGATGGtgaagatgatgat GTAAACTCGTACGAGTCTACGAGTCGAGTCTACGAGTCGAGTCTAGGTCAGCTCCACGAGTTTACCTAG